In Comamonadaceae bacterium OTU4NAUVB1, one DNA window encodes the following:
- a CDS encoding sel1 repeat family protein, with translation MTAPSTLSALPTDPPTLRRMTAARWRAVLDAPAPDALAWMTDAARAGHAGAQALLGQWLLDGRGTAPRPRDAFAWFLKAAQQGDAMGMNMAGRCYENGWGTARDLVAAVRWYRRAADRNLDAGLYNLANQLASGEGLPRDDAAALALYERAAAMGHAKSATKAGRHHEEGRGVPVDAEAAFARYRQGAEGGDFRGQYHVARLLAARGRVDEALAWLGRVPATATPGFLDEVGRLLSASPDPRFRAVGIGMRERAASAAPASR, from the coding sequence GTGACCGCACCCTCCACCCTGTCCGCCCTCCCCACCGACCCGCCGACCCTGCGCCGCATGACGGCCGCGCGATGGCGGGCGGTGCTCGACGCGCCCGCGCCGGACGCCCTGGCCTGGATGACCGACGCCGCGCGCGCGGGTCATGCCGGCGCGCAGGCGCTGCTGGGTCAGTGGCTGCTCGACGGCCGGGGCACCGCGCCACGGCCCCGCGACGCCTTCGCGTGGTTCCTCAAGGCCGCGCAGCAGGGCGACGCGATGGGCATGAACATGGCCGGGCGCTGCTACGAGAACGGCTGGGGCACGGCGCGCGACCTGGTCGCGGCGGTCCGCTGGTACCGGCGCGCGGCGGACCGGAACCTCGACGCCGGCCTCTACAACCTGGCCAACCAGCTCGCCTCCGGCGAAGGCCTGCCGCGCGACGATGCCGCCGCGCTGGCGCTGTACGAGCGGGCCGCCGCGATGGGCCATGCCAAGTCGGCGACCAAGGCCGGGCGCCATCACGAGGAGGGACGCGGCGTGCCGGTCGATGCCGAGGCCGCCTTCGCGCGCTACCGCCAGGGTGCCGAGGGCGGCGACTTCCGGGGCCAGTACCACGTCGCGCGCCTGCTGGCGGCGCGCGGCCGCGTCGACGAGGCCCTGGCCTGGCTCGGGCGCGTGCCGGCGACGGCCACCCCGGGCTTCCTCGACGAGGTGGGCCGCCTGCTGTCGGCGTCGCCCGACCCGCGCTTCCGGGCGGTCGGCATCGGCATGCGCGAGCGCGCCGCGAGCGCGGCCCCGGCGTCGCGCTGA
- the mdcC gene encoding malonate decarboxylase acyl carrier protein: protein MSDVPAGLETLRFTYPGGTPAGSFAPVLVGVVGSGNLEVMLEAAEPGRDGCEVSVATSARGFGAIWRAVMDDFHARHPLGGLRVSINDMGATPAVVSLRLDQAVAEIAARAPGATGGGDRP from the coding sequence ATGAGCGATGTACCGGCGGGACTCGAAACCCTGCGCTTCACCTACCCCGGCGGCACGCCCGCCGGGTCGTTCGCCCCGGTGCTGGTCGGCGTGGTCGGCTCCGGCAACCTGGAAGTCATGCTGGAGGCGGCCGAGCCCGGCCGCGACGGCTGCGAGGTGAGCGTGGCGACTTCGGCGCGCGGCTTCGGCGCGATCTGGCGGGCCGTGATGGACGACTTCCACGCGCGCCACCCGCTGGGCGGCCTGCGCGTGTCGATCAACGACATGGGCGCCACGCCCGCCGTGGTGAGCCTGCGGCTGGACCAGGCCGTGGCCGAGATCGCCGCGCGCGCGCCCGGCGCGACCGGTGGAGGGGACCGGCCATGA
- a CDS encoding biotin-independent malonate decarboxylase subunit beta: MTSYAECSARERLALLLDAGSFHEWLPPCERVTSPHLAQLGVPSAFDDGVAVGRATLDGHAVFVAAQEGEFMGGGVGEVHGAKLVGLLRRALRDRPHAVLLLAESGGVRLHEANAGLIAVSEVMRALLDVRAAGVPVVVLIGGANGCFGGMGIVARCADRVVMSDIGRLAMSGPEVIEASHGVEEFDARDRALVWRTTGGTHRWLTGDCDALVEDDVDAFRAATVALLAAPDRSTPPTPATLEAEHALLERRLRVLDALPAGDDGTGRDDAFALWSALGIADPARVPDLPVDAVRALRRP, from the coding sequence ATGACCAGCTACGCCGAATGCTCGGCGCGCGAGCGCCTGGCGCTGCTGCTGGACGCCGGCAGCTTCCACGAATGGCTGCCGCCGTGCGAGCGCGTGACGAGTCCGCACCTGGCGCAGCTGGGCGTGCCGTCGGCCTTCGACGACGGCGTGGCGGTGGGCCGCGCGACGCTCGACGGCCACGCCGTCTTCGTGGCCGCCCAGGAGGGCGAGTTCATGGGCGGCGGCGTCGGCGAGGTGCACGGCGCGAAGCTGGTGGGCCTGCTGCGCCGCGCACTGCGCGACCGGCCGCACGCCGTGCTGCTGCTGGCCGAGTCGGGCGGCGTGCGGCTGCACGAGGCCAACGCCGGGCTGATCGCGGTGTCGGAGGTGATGCGCGCCCTGCTCGACGTGCGCGCCGCCGGCGTGCCGGTGGTGGTGCTGATCGGTGGGGCCAACGGCTGCTTCGGCGGCATGGGCATCGTGGCGCGCTGCGCCGACCGCGTCGTGATGAGCGACATCGGCCGCCTGGCGATGTCCGGGCCGGAGGTCATCGAGGCCTCGCACGGGGTCGAGGAGTTCGACGCGCGCGACCGCGCGCTGGTCTGGCGCACCACCGGAGGAACCCACCGCTGGCTCACCGGCGACTGCGACGCGCTGGTGGAGGACGACGTGGACGCCTTCCGCGCCGCCACCGTCGCCCTGCTGGCGGCCCCGGACCGCTCCACGCCCCCGACCCCGGCCACGCTGGAGGCCGAGCACGCGCTGCTCGAGCGGCGCCTGCGCGTCCTGGACGCCCTGCCGGCCGGGGACGACGGCACCGGCCGCGACGACGCCTTCGCGCTGTGGAGCGCCCTGGGCATCGCTGACCCCGCCCGCGTGCCCGACCTGCCGGTGGACGCCGTGCGCGCGCTGCGCCGGCCCTGA
- a CDS encoding DUF6279 family lipoprotein, giving the protein MPGRPRTWRIGATRLVAALALGAALGGCSAVKLSYNNAPEMGYWWLDNHVDFRDDQTPAARARLAELLAWHRANELPELAGLLEDAARRAPDALAPAEVCAVDDAVRQRILATARQASASAATLVAGLDAAQVRRLEEKFAKSNADYAKEWLAPGPEGQRRKRYDKDVERFEDFYGRLDASQRDVLREFAERSVSDPQRTDAERRRQQQEVLTWLRDPAHRTWSEGEVRAAVDAYARRGIQPETGAWGTYRQALRQENCRKIAALHGTTRPEQRERAARRLQGYAQDLRELAATP; this is encoded by the coding sequence GTGCCCGGCCGCCCCCGCACCTGGCGCATTGGCGCGACGCGCCTGGTCGCCGCGCTGGCCCTGGGCGCGGCCCTGGGTGGCTGCAGCGCCGTCAAGCTGAGCTACAACAACGCCCCCGAGATGGGCTACTGGTGGCTCGACAACCACGTGGACTTCCGCGACGACCAGACGCCGGCGGCGCGCGCGCGGCTGGCCGAGCTGCTCGCCTGGCACCGCGCCAACGAACTGCCCGAACTGGCCGGCCTGCTGGAGGACGCCGCCCGCCGGGCCCCGGACGCCCTGGCGCCGGCCGAGGTCTGCGCGGTCGACGACGCGGTGCGCCAGCGCATCCTGGCGACCGCCCGCCAGGCCTCGGCATCGGCCGCCACCCTGGTGGCGGGGCTGGACGCGGCGCAGGTGCGGCGGCTGGAGGAGAAGTTCGCGAAGAGCAACGCCGACTACGCCAAGGAATGGCTCGCGCCCGGACCCGAGGGCCAGCGCCGCAAGCGCTACGACAAGGACGTGGAGCGCTTCGAGGACTTCTACGGCCGCCTGGACGCGTCCCAGCGCGACGTGCTGCGCGAGTTCGCCGAGCGCTCGGTGTCCGACCCGCAGCGCACCGACGCCGAGCGTCGCCGCCAGCAGCAGGAGGTGCTGACCTGGCTGCGCGACCCGGCGCACCGGACGTGGTCCGAGGGCGAGGTGCGCGCCGCCGTCGACGCCTACGCGCGGCGCGGCATCCAGCCGGAGACCGGTGCCTGGGGCACCTACCGGCAGGCGCTGCGCCAGGAGAACTGCCGCAAGATCGCCGCGCTGCACGGCACCACGCGGCCCGAGCAGCGCGAGCGCGCGGCGCGCCGGCTCCAGGGCTACGCGCAGGACCTGCGCGAGCTGGCCGCCACGCCCTGA
- a CDS encoding response regulator, with protein MTETPAPAARRRIAIVEDDAALRETLAALLRECPDVDIVLTTGVEAEADHWLGAHYDAWDVAIVDVFIQAGNGIRLLGAHRHRPEGRRIAIFTGFATPQARASCELLGADAVFDKTTDLEALIRFCSADATRPARPA; from the coding sequence ATGACCGAGACCCCCGCCCCGGCCGCCCGCCGTCGCATCGCCATCGTGGAGGACGACGCCGCCCTGCGCGAGACGCTCGCCGCCCTGCTGCGCGAATGCCCGGACGTCGACATCGTGCTGACCACCGGCGTCGAGGCCGAGGCCGACCACTGGCTCGGCGCGCACTACGACGCCTGGGACGTGGCCATCGTCGATGTCTTCATCCAGGCGGGCAACGGCATCCGGCTGCTCGGGGCGCACCGCCACCGGCCCGAAGGCCGGCGCATCGCCATCTTCACGGGCTTCGCCACCCCGCAGGCGCGCGCCTCGTGCGAACTGCTCGGCGCCGATGCCGTGTTCGACAAGACGACCGACCTCGAGGCGCTGATCCGCTTCTGCAGCGCCGACGCGACGCGCCCGGCGCGCCCGGCCTGA
- the mdcA gene encoding malonate decarboxylase subunit alpha produces the protein MNPRSWTTKADDRAARLARAAAALGPRLAGRRVDTDAIGALLEAVLVPGDRVCLEGNNQKQADFLARALVRLDPQKVHDLHMVQSVLALPEHLDVFANGIASRLDFSFSGPQGARLARLVSGGRIRIGAIHTYLELFARYFIDLTPQVALVAAHAADAEGNLYTGPNTEDTPVIVEATAFSGGIVIAQVNELVDGTTTTLPRIDVPADWVSFVVKAPKPNFIEPLFTRDPAQISEIQVLMAMMAIKGIYAEYGVQRLNHGIGFDTAAIELLLPTYAESLGLKGKIGRHWALNPHPALIPAIEAGWVESVHSFGSELGMEDYIRARSDVFFTGPDGSLRSNRAFCQAAGHYACDMFIGSTLQIDLDGNSSTATLGRIAGFGGAPNMGADARGRRHSSPAWLKAGREARAGRTGAAGTPRGQKLVVQMVETFREHMQPAFVDRLDAWTLQEQAGMDLPPIMIYGDDVTHVLTEEGIANLLLCRSDAEREQAIRGVAGYTAVGLGRDRRAVENLRDRGVIRRPQDLGIDPRQATRNLLAARSMRDLVRASGGLYQPPRRFRNW, from the coding sequence ATGAACCCCAGATCCTGGACCACCAAGGCCGACGACCGGGCCGCGCGCCTGGCGCGCGCGGCCGCCGCGCTCGGCCCCCGGCTCGCCGGCCGGCGCGTCGACACCGACGCCATCGGCGCGCTGCTCGAGGCCGTGCTCGTGCCCGGCGACCGCGTCTGCCTCGAGGGCAACAACCAGAAGCAGGCCGACTTCCTCGCGCGCGCGCTGGTGCGGCTCGATCCGCAGAAGGTGCACGACCTGCATATGGTGCAGTCGGTGCTGGCCCTGCCGGAGCACCTGGACGTGTTCGCGAACGGCATCGCCTCGCGCCTGGACTTCAGCTTCTCCGGGCCGCAAGGCGCGCGGCTGGCCCGGCTGGTGTCGGGCGGACGCATCCGGATCGGGGCCATCCACACCTACCTGGAGCTGTTCGCGCGCTACTTCATCGACCTCACGCCGCAGGTGGCGCTGGTGGCGGCCCACGCGGCGGACGCCGAGGGCAACCTCTACACCGGCCCCAACACCGAGGACACGCCCGTCATCGTCGAGGCGACGGCGTTCTCCGGGGGCATCGTGATCGCCCAGGTCAACGAGCTGGTCGACGGCACCACCACCACGCTGCCGCGCATCGACGTGCCGGCCGACTGGGTGAGCTTCGTGGTGAAGGCGCCCAAGCCCAACTTCATCGAGCCGCTGTTCACGCGCGACCCGGCGCAGATCAGCGAGATCCAGGTGCTGATGGCGATGATGGCCATCAAGGGCATCTACGCCGAGTACGGCGTGCAGCGCCTGAACCACGGCATCGGCTTCGACACCGCCGCCATCGAGCTGCTGCTGCCGACGTACGCCGAATCGCTGGGCCTGAAGGGGAAGATCGGCAGGCACTGGGCGCTCAACCCGCACCCGGCGCTGATTCCGGCGATCGAGGCGGGCTGGGTCGAGTCGGTGCACTCCTTCGGCTCGGAGCTGGGCATGGAGGACTACATCCGCGCGCGCTCCGACGTCTTCTTCACCGGCCCGGACGGCAGCCTGCGCAGCAACCGGGCCTTCTGCCAGGCCGCCGGGCACTACGCCTGCGACATGTTCATCGGCTCGACCCTGCAGATCGACCTCGACGGCAACAGCTCGACCGCCACGCTGGGGCGCATCGCCGGCTTCGGCGGCGCCCCCAACATGGGCGCCGACGCGCGCGGGCGCCGGCATTCGAGCCCGGCCTGGCTCAAGGCCGGGCGCGAGGCGCGCGCCGGGCGCACCGGCGCGGCCGGCACGCCGCGCGGCCAGAAGCTGGTGGTGCAGATGGTGGAGACCTTCCGCGAGCACATGCAGCCCGCCTTCGTCGACCGGCTCGATGCCTGGACCCTGCAGGAACAGGCCGGCATGGACCTGCCGCCGATCATGATCTACGGCGACGACGTGACCCACGTCCTGACCGAGGAAGGCATCGCCAACCTGCTGCTGTGCCGCAGCGACGCGGAGCGCGAGCAGGCCATCCGGGGCGTGGCGGGCTACACCGCCGTGGGCCTGGGGCGCGACCGGCGCGCGGTGGAGAACCTGCGCGACCGCGGCGTGATCCGCCGGCCGCAGGACCTGGGCATCGACCCGCGCCAGGCCACGCGCAACCTGCTGGCCGCGCGCAGCATGCGCGACCTGGTGCGCGCCTCCGGCGGGCTGTACCAGCCGCCGCGGCGTTTCAGAAACTGGTAA
- a CDS encoding SLC13 family permease — protein sequence MTPHWISICALIAMFVLATALPINMGVIAFVGAFLVGTLVAGMNAKAIMGGFPADLFLTLVGITYLFALAQNNGTIDWLVRLAVRAVRGRIAAIPWIMFLIAALLTAVGAVSPAAVAIIAPIALGFAARYGINPLMMGLMVVHGAQGGGFSPISIYGGITNKIVAKAGLPLNETVTMLASLGVNLSVALLLFLVFGGAKLMRQRAGADGAVDAVPAVPRVAHGQGGAQVYGDAEGESFAEERRAAAPGADSLLDAPGAGPAATGSPLERMATVVGLVALAVLTLFFKQDIGFVSITIGLVLTLMSPNLQKRALGQVSWPEIMLIVGVSTYVGVMDKMGTIDFVGHSVAGLTSPLVAALLLCFVGAVVSAFASSTAVLGSLIPLAVPFLQGDAGVGAVGFIAAMAVSSTIVDVSPFSTNGALVLANARGIDRDVFFRQLMVYGAIVTVVAPVVVWLLFVVL from the coding sequence ATGACCCCCCACTGGATCTCGATCTGCGCCCTGATCGCCATGTTCGTGCTGGCCACCGCCCTGCCCATCAACATGGGCGTGATCGCCTTCGTTGGCGCCTTCCTGGTGGGCACGCTGGTCGCGGGCATGAACGCCAAGGCGATCATGGGCGGCTTCCCGGCCGACCTGTTCCTCACGCTGGTGGGGATCACCTACCTGTTCGCGCTGGCGCAGAACAACGGCACCATCGACTGGCTGGTCCGGCTGGCGGTGCGCGCGGTGCGCGGGCGCATCGCCGCCATCCCGTGGATCATGTTCCTCATCGCCGCGCTGCTGACGGCGGTCGGCGCGGTCAGCCCGGCGGCGGTGGCGATCATCGCGCCCATCGCCCTGGGCTTCGCCGCCAGGTACGGCATCAACCCGCTGATGATGGGCCTGATGGTGGTGCACGGCGCCCAGGGCGGCGGCTTCTCGCCGATCAGCATCTACGGCGGCATCACCAACAAGATCGTCGCCAAGGCCGGCCTGCCCCTGAACGAGACGGTCACCATGCTGGCCAGCCTGGGCGTCAACCTGAGCGTGGCGCTGCTGCTGTTCCTGGTCTTCGGCGGCGCGAAGCTGATGCGCCAGCGCGCCGGCGCCGACGGCGCCGTGGACGCGGTGCCCGCGGTGCCCCGCGTCGCGCACGGCCAGGGCGGCGCGCAGGTCTACGGCGACGCCGAGGGCGAGTCCTTCGCCGAGGAACGCCGCGCCGCCGCGCCCGGCGCCGACTCGCTCCTGGACGCCCCGGGCGCCGGCCCCGCCGCCACGGGCTCGCCCCTGGAGCGCATGGCCACGGTCGTCGGCCTGGTCGCCCTGGCCGTGCTGACGCTGTTCTTCAAGCAGGACATCGGCTTCGTCTCGATCACCATCGGCCTGGTCCTCACGCTGATGTCGCCCAACCTGCAGAAACGCGCGCTCGGCCAGGTGTCGTGGCCGGAGATCATGCTGATCGTCGGCGTCAGCACCTACGTCGGCGTGATGGACAAGATGGGCACGATCGATTTCGTGGGACACAGCGTCGCCGGTCTGACCTCGCCCCTGGTGGCGGCCTTGCTGCTGTGCTTCGTCGGCGCGGTGGTGTCGGCCTTCGCCTCCTCGACGGCGGTGCTCGGCTCGCTGATCCCGCTGGCCGTGCCCTTCCTGCAGGGCGACGCCGGCGTCGGCGCGGTCGGCTTCATCGCGGCGATGGCGGTGTCCTCCACCATCGTCGACGTGAGTCCGTTCTCCACCAACGGCGCGCTCGTGCTGGCCAACGCCCGGGGCATCGACCGCGACGTCTTCTTCCGCCAGCTGATGGTGTACGGCGCCATCGTCACGGTGGTGGCGCCGGTGGTGGTGTGGCTGCTCTTCGTGGTGCTCTGA
- a CDS encoding LysR family transcriptional regulator — protein MHLHIDEAITFRRLEVLLAFMETGNLTRAAELLQISPVSVHRALHALETGLRCTLFRHEGRNLHPTDAAQALAEVAREVLHTMAEGVRSTRELAGYSADRIRIGSLYSLTDRTVPTLVMGMKLRKPDVQTELVLGSNADLLQKLRDGAIDAALMGRPEGAPDVESEPLFEDDIHFAAPVGSRYAGLAEVDLAQCAQERFVTLTDGFVTYGGFVEAFRIAGFTPDVVMRTGDIFSLMNLVGGGVGCSLLPGRVRDAMPQKVQLIPLQARYPMRQTIALSFLRTRERDPNLLALLAVCRTARAGSGDAASGVNPRSFRGA, from the coding sequence ATGCACCTCCACATCGACGAAGCGATCACCTTCCGCAGGCTGGAGGTGCTGCTGGCCTTCATGGAGACCGGCAACCTCACGCGCGCGGCCGAGCTGCTGCAGATCAGCCCGGTCAGCGTGCACCGCGCCCTGCACGCGCTGGAGACCGGCCTGCGCTGCACGCTGTTCCGCCACGAGGGCCGCAACCTGCACCCGACCGACGCCGCGCAGGCGCTGGCCGAGGTCGCGCGCGAGGTGCTCCACACCATGGCCGAGGGCGTGCGCTCCACGCGCGAGCTGGCCGGCTATTCGGCCGACCGCATCCGCATCGGCTCGCTCTACTCGCTGACCGACCGCACCGTGCCGACGCTGGTGATGGGCATGAAGCTGCGCAAGCCCGACGTGCAGACCGAACTCGTGCTGGGCTCGAACGCCGACCTGCTGCAGAAGCTGCGCGACGGTGCGATCGACGCCGCGCTGATGGGCCGCCCGGAAGGCGCGCCGGACGTCGAGTCCGAGCCGCTGTTCGAGGACGACATCCATTTCGCCGCGCCCGTGGGCTCGCGCTACGCGGGGCTGGCCGAGGTCGATCTGGCGCAGTGCGCGCAGGAGCGCTTCGTCACCCTCACCGACGGCTTCGTCACCTACGGCGGCTTCGTCGAGGCGTTCCGCATCGCCGGCTTCACCCCCGACGTGGTGATGCGCACCGGCGACATCTTCTCGCTCATGAACCTCGTGGGCGGCGGCGTGGGCTGCAGCCTGCTGCCCGGGCGGGTGCGCGACGCGATGCCGCAGAAGGTGCAGCTCATCCCGCTGCAGGCGCGCTACCCGATGCGCCAGACCATCGCCCTGAGCTTCCTGCGCACGCGCGAGCGCGACCCCAACCTGCTGGCCCTGCTGGCGGTGTGCCGCACCGCGCGCGCCGGATCGGGCGACGCGGCCTCGGGGGTTAACCCTCGATCGTTTCGCGGCGCGTAA
- a CDS encoding biotin-independent malonate decarboxylase subunit gamma: MHWNELVTRLFGTGHGLVAEGDFIRGDVAFDGATLAVVGTTNHAPIGVRLALAQARGVLDTMARHPGRPILLLIDTQGQQLRRRDELLGINRAMAHLGTCIDLARRRGHPVIGLVYDQALSGGFITSGLIADACYALPEAEIRVMRIPAMARVTKLSEDLLTALSASNPVFAPGVGNYVAMGGVRATWEGDLPAALRDALAHTPTEDLRARDGAARGGRRLAADVARRVLDAA, encoded by the coding sequence ATGCACTGGAACGAACTCGTCACCCGCCTCTTCGGCACCGGCCACGGCCTGGTCGCCGAGGGCGATTTCATCCGCGGCGACGTCGCCTTCGACGGCGCGACGCTCGCGGTCGTCGGCACCACGAACCACGCGCCGATCGGCGTGCGGCTGGCCCTGGCGCAGGCGCGCGGCGTGCTCGACACGATGGCACGCCATCCGGGCCGACCGATCCTGCTGCTGATCGACACGCAGGGCCAGCAGCTGCGCCGGCGCGACGAACTGCTGGGCATCAACCGCGCCATGGCGCACCTGGGCACCTGCATCGACCTGGCCCGCCGCCGGGGCCATCCGGTGATCGGCCTGGTGTACGACCAGGCGCTGTCGGGCGGCTTCATCACCTCCGGCCTGATCGCCGACGCCTGCTACGCGCTGCCGGAGGCCGAGATCCGGGTCATGCGGATTCCCGCCATGGCGCGCGTCACCAAGCTGAGCGAGGACCTGCTGACCGCGCTGTCGGCGTCCAACCCGGTGTTCGCGCCCGGCGTGGGCAACTACGTGGCGATGGGCGGGGTGCGCGCGACCTGGGAGGGCGACCTGCCCGCCGCGCTGCGCGACGCGCTGGCCCACACGCCCACCGAGGACCTGCGCGCGCGCGACGGCGCGGCGCGCGGCGGCCGCCGGCTCGCCGCCGACGTCGCCCGACGCGTGCTCGACGCCGCCTGA
- a CDS encoding ATP-binding protein produces the protein MNDPAPTPSEDSMLRKVFEASPSFLHVLRGPDFIFEYANDAYYRMVGQRDLIGRPAFEAMPEAAGDFPALIARVMATREPFHGHGIPVMLARTADAAPEERLIDLVYVPLIDPDGRCTRVLGHGTDVTENVLSRRRAEEAERLSFQRLTDALSAGRMIAWEWDVRTDALTSRGAWLELFGQAQPLFTTGRGARAFLHPDDRATRAETVRAAVASDTSWHMQYRALHPDGHDVWLEERASSCRDAATGHAIVTGLVWDISARKQAEFELQLADQRKNDFLATLSHELRNPLAPIRSGLQILKRLAPDDERINRTRSVMERQMTHLVRLIDDLMEVSRISRGKVVLRPRPLLLGSVLSTAVESVWPAIEAKSLRLRQLFGETLTVHGDHDRLTQVFANLLGNAVKFSPPGSTITLRMHREDAEAVVVVEDEGQGIDAASLETVFDLFAQGPSHQMSGSLGIGLALVKQLVELHQGRITARSEGRDRGSAFTVRLPLAPSAPPAPDPVEADEPFGADAADLPRVLVVDDNQDAADTLVTCLRLEGYTVDVAYGGQAAIEAFERSNPGLVMLDIGMPDVDGYQVARHIRRAASGRQVRLVALTGWGQPEDRARVMAAGFDAHLVKPVDLRALASAMRLEARR, from the coding sequence ATGAACGACCCAGCACCCACCCCATCGGAAGACTCGATGCTTCGCAAGGTGTTCGAGGCGTCCCCATCGTTCCTGCACGTCCTGCGCGGACCCGATTTCATCTTCGAGTACGCGAACGACGCCTACTACCGGATGGTCGGCCAGCGCGACCTGATCGGGCGGCCCGCGTTCGAGGCCATGCCCGAGGCCGCCGGCGACTTTCCGGCCCTGATCGCGCGCGTCATGGCCACGCGGGAGCCGTTCCACGGTCACGGCATCCCGGTGATGCTGGCGCGGACGGCCGATGCGGCGCCGGAGGAGCGCCTGATCGACCTGGTCTACGTGCCGCTGATCGATCCGGACGGGCGCTGCACGCGCGTCCTGGGCCATGGAACCGACGTCACGGAGAACGTCCTGTCGCGTCGGCGCGCCGAGGAGGCCGAGCGATTGTCCTTCCAGCGCCTGACCGACGCCCTGTCGGCCGGCCGCATGATCGCCTGGGAGTGGGACGTCCGCACGGACGCGCTGACGAGCCGCGGCGCCTGGCTGGAGCTGTTCGGACAGGCCCAGCCGCTGTTCACCACCGGCCGCGGAGCGCGGGCGTTCCTGCACCCGGACGACCGGGCCACGCGGGCCGAGACGGTGCGCGCGGCCGTGGCGTCGGACACGTCCTGGCACATGCAGTACCGCGCCCTCCACCCGGACGGCCACGACGTGTGGCTGGAGGAGCGCGCCTCCTCGTGCCGCGATGCCGCCACCGGGCACGCCATCGTCACGGGCCTGGTCTGGGACATCAGCGCGCGCAAGCAGGCCGAGTTCGAGTTGCAGCTGGCCGACCAGCGCAAGAACGACTTCCTCGCGACCCTGTCGCACGAGCTGCGCAATCCCCTGGCGCCGATCCGCAGCGGCCTGCAGATCCTCAAGCGCCTTGCGCCCGACGACGAGCGGATCAACCGCACCCGGTCGGTCATGGAGCGCCAGATGACCCACCTCGTGCGGCTGATCGACGACCTGATGGAGGTCAGCCGCATCAGCCGCGGCAAGGTGGTGCTGCGCCCCCGGCCGCTGCTGCTGGGCTCGGTCCTGTCGACCGCCGTCGAATCGGTGTGGCCCGCGATCGAGGCGAAATCGCTGCGGCTGCGACAGCTGTTCGGGGAGACGCTGACGGTCCACGGCGACCACGACCGGCTGACGCAGGTGTTCGCCAACCTGCTGGGCAACGCGGTGAAGTTCAGTCCGCCCGGCTCGACCATCACGCTGCGCATGCACCGCGAGGACGCCGAGGCCGTGGTGGTCGTGGAGGACGAGGGCCAGGGCATCGACGCCGCCTCGCTGGAGACGGTGTTCGACCTTTTCGCGCAGGGCCCCTCGCACCAGATGAGCGGCAGCCTGGGCATCGGTCTCGCGCTGGTGAAGCAGCTGGTCGAGCTCCACCAGGGCCGCATCACGGCGCGCAGCGAGGGCAGGGACCGGGGCAGCGCGTTCACCGTGCGCCTGCCCCTCGCGCCGTCCGCGCCGCCCGCGCCGGACCCGGTCGAGGCCGACGAACCGTTCGGCGCGGACGCCGCGGACCTGCCGCGCGTGCTGGTGGTGGACGACAACCAGGACGCGGCCGACACGCTGGTGACCTGCCTGCGGCTGGAGGGCTACACGGTCGACGTGGCCTACGGCGGCCAGGCGGCGATCGAGGCCTTCGAGCGGTCGAACCCGGGGCTGGTGATGCTGGACATCGGCATGCCCGACGTCGACGGCTACCAGGTCGCGCGGCACATCCGGCGCGCCGCGTCGGGCCGGCAGGTCCGGCTCGTCGCGCTGACCGGGTGGGGCCAGCCGGAGGACCGGGCGCGGGTCATGGCCGCGGGGTTCGATGCGCACCTGGTCAAGCCGGTGGACCTGAGGGCGCTGGCCAGCGCGATGCGGCTCGAGGCCCGGCGCTGA